The following DNA comes from Pieris rapae chromosome 17, ilPieRapa1.1, whole genome shotgun sequence.
ACATACCGCATTGAAATTAACGTAGCTATTATGCAAATTACAGTGCCATTGCAGTTCTACAATTGTTTCATGCCTGTCGCTTCGACCTTCCAATATCATTGCTTTTTGTAtaggtattattaaaacaaaaagtattgtaaattttatttttaactgacaGCAAAGTGTTATTCGTAATacctttcaaaatataaaaaagcagaCTCCAGATACAGTACTTAAAATAGTACAAAGTCaggataattatatttgtaaatttaaaaatgaaaagtgcgtaattaattattagagcGATGATAATAtatcgttattatttttacattaaacgtTAGTatcgtaatatattattaagtaagttattgagatatatttattgcgaaatattaatgtatgaatgattaaaaaaaataagtaaactaTTCGAGTATTAGGATCTAACGCTTGAAGCGAGGGATCTAGGGGTTGATGTTGTGCAGTgtctaatatataaagatcACTCCGTATAGAATATATGCCTCGTGAAGAATTATCTATGTTTTACCCAAcaacaattttacaaatatccTATGTGTCAAATTGACGTATATCACTAAGATTCAGGACCTGTCAAACCCATTTTTTCTTGAGGattattttgacataatatCTGTCTGTATTTAAGACgagattgttttatttcataaagattattattaactgctgtttttttttatataaatcattcACGGGCACCAGCTACTGTTTCTATAAAATTGGCGTTTTTAAACGGTCACGAATTGTATTGATATCATCTTACACCGGAACATGACTAAGCCAAcagttattgtttaataaatacgtCAATTTATCGCGTATTTATTTACGGTCCAGAGACCTGATTCTAGTAGATTCGCAATCGCACGAGACAATCGCTGTAgcggttaaaataaatatattttacttgtaaaaaataattgtgctTACTTTTTGCAAATGACTGCATAGTTTGAAAGGTGACATTGATTGTTTATAGACAAGTCAGCTTCAGTCACACCAGCCTATGTGAACCATTCAAACACCTCCTAATTACGGCATAACCACGCAAGCTAGAGAATTTCACTTATGGTTTGTATAATGCGAACGTTACTCTGATTACAAGAATTATTTGAATCAACTTTGCTGCCAAACAAGCTTTTTTGCGGTATGTTATCGTGTCACCTTTACCATTGTCTCATCGTGCACGTATTATTTcgtcattgatttattttgaagGCACGCGTCTACATAACATTACCATTTATTAAGTCAAAGCTTTGTGAAAGGATTCCGAAAAATGATCTTGGTTTGACTaatgaaataagaaaaaattcgAGCTAGCGATAAATAGATACAccagtaaaagaaaaattctCGGCTAAAACTATtgtaaatatcttatataggtacgtatatttgtttaatcgATCGGAATCGAAACTATTAAGTGAGTGTCACTAAAGACCAGGTTTGACTCGAACATATTGACCGCATTAGAAATATCTTTGCATAGACAAAgtcactattaaaatatgtatgctctttgaatctgtttctttCAAGTCGACTTACACTTCCTTATTCGATGGTGTATTGTTATGTCGTTGGCATGTGCGCCACGTCTCGCGCATTGGGCATACAATAGTCGTGTTAAGCACGTGCTGCGGTTTGTATTGATCAGGTGAAGCTTTGCTGATTAGCATGGCCAGTGTCGTAAGCACTGTTGGTAGATCCGGAGTGACGTACTACAATTGTGAGCTGAATTGTCCACGTCTAGGCACTAAatctatgtatatacatagGAGCGTCGTTAGACACAATTGTCTTTATATACTACATTAATAGTAGGTCGCTACTTTGAAGTCGCTCTGTGAAAACATCGACTGCGTTGAAGTAGTAGgcacaatatttttgtaataggaCAATATGAATTCTATAGAACATTTATATCAGAACAATAGAGAGGCAAAGAGACCGGTAACTCGTCACTTGTATCTTAACATATAGTAATACCATTGTGTTACCTTTTCTAGTCATGAATTATAGTATAATGCGTGATCTTCCACGATGTTGACTTTTGTGTGAAGGGCCAGAGATAAGAAATCGAACCTTTGATTCCGATGTGATTAATGCTGCAAAAGTGTAATTTTGAGAACGTGAGAGATCACAGTCGTGGATTTGattaagtacataaatatttttacagatttgaataaacatttgaaTAGATTTAGTATTTCTCATGAAATATGTTACGTTTTATGACTGATTTAAACGAAGTACGAACGAACGAAGACGAAGTAAAATATGTTAGGTTTCCGCAGAGTTTCGACAAGTTCGGCGTTTGTTCGACTGGTTTATCTTAGCATGCAATACGAAATTTCATAGCCGGCTGTTGTCTTATaccgtaaaatatattttatatcatagtTTAGTCAAACGAAATATGcgactaaaaatatttcaatattttaatctcaATTACACGCAGACAATCAAATTCTTTCTGTAACAGTATTAACAACCtttgtatacaataataagggcattttaatatatttattacctcTTCAGAATAAGCTCCACCTGATATaacaactattatttttaagagaaATATAGAACCGTAACTATAAAAGCAATTTCCACGGCTCGGTTTCCTCGATGACTCTATTTGCCTATGGACAAGCACCTATTCGCACCCGAGACCATTTAGCTTATCTACTCGTCAGCACAGCACGAACATCCCCCGGCTATAACCGTTTACGGAATACATCATTTCCTGTATTTTCGAAGAAATTATgtgataatgttatattatctCGTTGGACTCGGCACTTGTGAAGTGAAATTGTTACAGAATTACAGATGCAAGCTGAAATGGAGCAATAATTtagctatatatttttttgatataccAAGTGTGTTGGGAGTTGTgatgataattatatatatcagaTCTTTATCACACAATTGTCTgacatgattttttaatttgcttttaaCTGAAAAATGCTAATGGTATAACTCTGGAATCTATATCTCTTgctcttaatttatatacattcaaGAAATTCgggttttgtttatattattttttatttatggtcTGTCTTGATCACTTTGGCCAAACCAGAAAATACATAAACTTattgaaaatacataattttcagGTATATTCACGGTGATGTGCTACAACGTGCTGTGTGACAAATATGCGACGAGACAGATGTACGGATACTGCCCCAGTTGGGCGCTAGAGTGGGACTATCGGAAAAAAGGCATATTGGACGAGATACGACATTATTCTGCGGACATCATCAGCTTACAGGCaagtatcataaaataaattataagctaAAGTATCACTGTTATTTGGCAATGTACTAAAGACGATAATAACTTAACACAACAATGCAAACATTCTGTCCAGGTATTAGTCTAGATTTACagtatattcataaaatataaataggcaagtaggtaaatGACTTGTTTGTCAAGGCAATTACATATTGTTTTGCACTGGAAGGAACCCAAGCTAATGATGTATTAACTAGGTGTGAATAGGTGAACCAACTTTACTgtttgacattattttttaatttgaaaggCAGATGGTACATCTTAAGTACTAAGGAATATCTAACAGGATTTATTTCTAGGTAttgtatagatttttaaacaataactcGACCCTACTTAATACcaacatttatattacagtAGCGCATACAATGAACAAAGGTCCATTTAGATGCCGTTATTCGCATGTATAAAGTAGGCTTTATTAGccaaatcaatttatataacatgaCGATCAGTATTCACAAATAGTTATTTTCTTCCGCACAACATTGAGAGGTCGTTGCGCCGGCAATTGTTAGCTATTGTATAATACGTCAATGTCAGGGTCGTAAGCAACGTATAGTGGCAGCAGCGtggattttaatacattttgtcactggaaattattaaaattgtttatgtcCTGTCATCTACCTGTTTCCGCCATTATCGGTGGGAAATAAACGTTTAAGTTCTTTGCTATTGGACTAAAATATTGGTATTATATAAACCCCATACATTGATACACATCGTGAAGGTGTAGTCGTGACAGAACACTATAAGGAGAAAcacataagtaaataatttgataatttttcgtGCGACTTGAGGATTCTAACTacgtatgtaaattattactcAAATCTTGTCTTAAAATTAGTTTCTCTATTGAGATTGATGACATTGATAGCATACACCAttgaaatgttttctttacatcaaaattgatttgtgtaaaaatattccaGGAGGTGGAAACGGATCAGTTCTACAATTTCTTTTTACCGGAGTTGAAACAGGACGGCTACGATGGCATCTTCTCACCGAAGTCTCGCGCCAAAACTATGGCGGAGTCTGAGAGGAAATACGTCGATGGATGCGCTATATTCTTCAGATCTGCTAAGTATGCAAAGCAAAAAATGCATCTGCAATGAAATACCTAGttaggtattatattattgtatttcctGTCAGTTGACAGGAACGGCGGTTCGGTATTTCAACCATTTGATTTTGTTACACACACACttcatttaatacatatttatataaataaaatataaatagttaatcACACATAGTTATCAaactaaaataacttattagcAGATTTaagctaataatataataataagattcTGCAATCtgtacgtcatttaatttataattgtttagtcaagccacatttcatatatcagATTCAAATATACCATATAATACAGCATGCAAAACCACTATTTAGATACAGTTTTTCCACACAGACTAATTAAATCTACCAAGAACCCAAAATTATGACGATCAAAcaactatatgtatatagcacctgtatctgaaattaaaaaaacaaaatcaaacacTACACgtaatactcgtcgagcgtgtttgcttatcttaccaAAGCAAAgcagggtgtgcaattattaaatcaattaccGTCAAAATTACACTTCTTCAATCACGTTTCTCATTTTTTCTATTAGAAAgagagaaataaagttctttaatcatttaactatcaaaaaaaaatacataaacaaaagaaaaacttcCTACTTTACAATTAATGACATCTTGATTTTTCATGTCTGttacatttattgtttaaataaaaaaaaatcaggcAAACCTTTATAGGTCTAGGctcatttcattttcttttcctAAACTATTTCAGTGTAACCCACgtaagcaagtaggtgatcggccttctgtgcctgacgcatACCCTCGACTTTGGGATCCAATGAaagctggtttcctcacgaaaaaaaagaaagtccaCTGGTGCAAAGCCTGGGATCGAACGTACGACCTCTGAGATGAGAGTcacacactgaagccactaggccaacattgcttcttgtttaatgtttaatggtTTTTCTCAGGTTTTCATTGGTAAAGGAACACTTAATCGAATTCAATCAGCTGGCTATGGCGAATAGCGAAGGCTCAGATAACATGTTGAATCGAGTTATGCCGAAAGACAATATCGGTCTAGCTGCCTTGTTAAAGACCAAAGAGGCGGCGTGGGAGAATGGTGagaattgtaattatttttttatatcccttttattagatttaagtagaataagtaataatataccgggtataattatttttgagagtaaaattaaattaaatttaaatatcttgttattattattattgttgaatacatatatgtaccgCAGATGCATCTGAAGCGGTCTCTGTATACCCGGTACATTAGACACCACACAAGTAACACACACTAATACAGACAACGTACACAATGCCTCTACTTGGCTGAAATAAAACTAACGGCTACAATCTAAAGCCAGTCGCATTTAATATGGGTCGAAGATATTCCtatagaaattgtttttatccAAACGGAAATGATGACCCGTAGTGATGACGAGTGGTTTTATGGATATCAAACTGTTTTGGTTTGGAAGACAAAGTATTAATTgatatagaataatttaaatgtttaacaaGAGTTGACAACTGCTTCTCCCGAAATTACGGgccaaataaaatatgtatttgaaaaaataaaaatcagatTTTGACCTCCAGTACAATCCAATTTTAATGTCCTAGGTTTGGTTCACGGagaaacataaatatgtatattgctATTAAAGGCATGTGTACCAACAATAGAGCTGGTAAAGGATATGGCTCAAGTTGGAGGTCCTGGGTTCAGTTTCTAGTCATACAAAAATTGTCTCGTTTTGGAAGCTACTTTTCTTACAAAAGTAATTTGGAAGCGTTGTGTTACATATCACACACTGACTAATAttaacttagttttttttttgttcaatatACAAAGCATGTGAAACTCTAGGTCTACCAACGGAGACATCGGCGCTTTCGCAACCAATCCTTGTATGCACGGCCCACATTCATTGGGACCCTGAGTTTTGCGATGTGAAGTTGATACAAACAATGATGCTGAGCAATGAACTGAGATCGATTTTGGATGACTCTGCGCGTACGCTGCGATTGACCGGACAGAAGGACAACGTTCAACTGTTGTTGTGTGGAGATTTTAATTCGCTGCCTGATAGTGGtaagtatatataactataactcGCGGGTTcacttttcatataattattgcGCGCCGTGATGTTATATGGGCTAACTTGATAAatcgattattaaaaaaatctcaaaatcaGTCTTCGTCTCTtactgtcaaattgtattttaaaacggTGTCATTTATTAAATCGCATGGGATTGTCACATTCGTAAATTCCTCACCTAgcagaaacaaatattttaaatagttttaagtataatattaagtaaaaaacacatttttttacttaaaatcaaagtaatactattaaaaagtaaaagtgtAGTAAGgttctaatttattatactttactattttgtttttatttaaatattggaatGACAACAACCATCATTAGGTCGTGGGTTGACTCCGTCtgtcatattattatgaatctGATGTAGTTTAGGGTTTTACAAAGGGGTTGTATAGCTCGCaacaaaagtatataatacgTCAAAACATAGGCCCATAAAccctaaaaaaatttaattgagttGCAAAGTTCTTAGCAGAAGTATGAAAAGCAcgacatttaattatacatataattatagacaattattaatagtattttgttttttatataacttctggttatgtacttcttgcacccataatttttttttatttatttcttttcttactagggttgcctggaagagatcgcttgttagcgataaggccgcccgttgcatcccttgtaatttttatatattgtgttatttgtgtttctttagcaacgaagtgtaaataaataaataagatattgaCGACTTTAatagctaaataaatattccaatTCCAGGTGTAGTCGAGTTCCTCTCGGCAGGGCGTGTCTCTGCCGACCACCGCGACTTCAAAGCGTTGGCCTACGCGAATTATCTCCGCCGAATGCCGGGTTCAGATCACGAGTTCACGCACAACTTCAAACTCGCTTCCGCCTACAGCGAGGACATCATGCCCTACACTAATTACACGTGAGTGACtgaaaataactatatttgaCCCGTACTATAGCATAAAAGTCTATATAAATACCAGAGTCCATAACTTTGACCTAAGTTTGTGAAGGGTTTAAATTACAACATTCTAAAGTaaacaattgatttttttaaatttatttatttaatgttcttCCTTTTCTTCAAAGATAAATCCACCTTAAAGTCTTAATGCAAAATGCAATTTATTTGGCTTAGAGAACATATTCCTCACTTCTCCTTCTGTTTATCTTTTTGTCTTATAATCATGTTTCGCAAATTTACCAATATTAACATGGTTCCGATGTTAAgtgctaataatataaattgcagGTACGACTTCAAAGGCATCATCGACTATATCTTCTACAGCAAGCAGTCGATGACCCCTCTGGGTCTTCTGGGGCCTCTGTCGCAGGACTGGTTCCGCGAACACAAGGTCGTCGGCTGTCCGCATCCGCACATACCTTCAGGTAatttgtacttttttattgCTTCACGAggactagttttttttttaattttaattattaatggcaaattaatggattttttaacaaaagttaATGTTAATAACGGCTGATTGAGAATCAGGAAGCGATGGAGAAAAAAGTTATGGACAGAGATATTTGGATAAAGCTGAAGGAGGCGAGGTGAAGGGGGGGATATGGGGTAAGGAGATAAACAATGTATATGACAAAcctaaactttatttaacatttgtaaaGATTGGAAATAAACggactatattattattaatgaaaatctGGAAAAGATTGAAGAAGAACACACTTTGTGTTTTACACTGTAACGGGCGTTTCTGTAATTGTTTCTGTATCGAcatctataattatataaaatagtacgtacttaaaaattattttctgtttccaGATCATTTCCCTCTACTAGTAGAACTCGAGATGTGTCCAACGGCGAGCACCAACTCGAACGGACTAATTGGACGCAGGTAGCACGCAACGCGCCGACATGCGGCCGCACATGGCGCCAATGCCATCCACAGGAATCCTACCCTctatttcaaaaatcaaaaccAAAAGCCGGACAAAAATCCAGTACAGCCACCGACCCACAACCAGAAAGATTCAGCTAAAAATCGTAAACTGGATGACCAACATTCAATTCTGCACCAAACGATCGACAAGAATGCAGTTGGTAATGAAAACCAACCAATCCGCAAGGATGCAGTCTACCAGAAGAGTCCAAGAAACCAAACTGAAAAACATCAGCTAACGAAAAACCAAGTTGACCATGAACAATATGAACACCCTAAATCTGTTATCCAAGAAAGAAAGCGACAAAATATGAacagataatacaataaaatttatgtatatggaAAATCAAAATCGACATCTAGAACTTGACAGTTCGTCACATTAGGGTAACGCGGTGTATATATCTTGGAGATATATATTCTTGACGTTTTAGAAAATGTATGATCAGCAAAACACTTTAGTCTAATCAATTTTAGTTCAATTTGGACTTAGCCGCTTCATTCAGCTAGGGTGACGAATTTTTCACAATGTTTAGAATCCAAATCCTTGTTCTAAAACACTAATAGCGAACAAAATATAGGTTTCTCTATGTATAGTACTTATTAAGTAGAAATTTGTAATATCGGTTTGTAGATGTGCAGATTTCATCGGTTTGTGTGCAATGTCTTTTAAGTTTTCAAAATCATAATGTGtacatttcaaaatatgaATGGAAAATCATTTTGAAGTACTTAATATCGCTAAATTCATTTTGGTACCTCCGGAATTATACAAAAGACATAATACAGTGATAAATTTCTTAGTTTCGATTAGGTATATGTAAAAGGTTAACATTTGTCTCTATTAAAtactcaaatttatatttttcttcgaAAAACAAAAGCTCTTAAAAGATTCTTCTACAGTTGGAATGATTTGTATCATATTCTAAATCCAGTTGCCATGGTAACCAACAAACATGGCGATATTCTCCCATCATTCTCTGTAAGGTATGGTGATGGAAAATCCATATTACGCTACTGTGCAACTATAGTTTCCaaccagaaaaaaatatttattagaatcagctctgtattaattaaacttttcgaTTTATTTCACCTGCAAAACATTCAGTTACCATGGCAGCTGTGCAGTTCGGTTGCCATAGTAACAAGATGGTTCCAGTTGCCATGGTAACCAACAAACATGGCGATTTACAACCGCCTCTTTAATGCTCAGTACTTTACATTGATGGAAAGTCGATATTTAGCTTTAAGACTATTGTCTGTGCAATTATAGTTttcaattagaaaaaaaaaatattttggcagAATCAGCTTCttgttaatgaaatttttagctataattttaattgtcgtGAATGTAGTTCCACCTACAGTTGAGGAATATAACGAGGTTACAAATATTTCCGTGACGGGTCTGTTCATCtcggatttaaaaaatatcagacG
Coding sequences within:
- the LOC110999867 gene encoding CCR4-NOT transcription complex subunit 6 isoform X1; the encoded protein is MSRNKDKHEGASARTYHIMSEAERASGRRGCWTTLEITGGVRALAPQLFQLSHLTALYLNDNSLQRIPPDINQLVNLHTLDLSSNKLRTLPAELGDLIQLRELHLHNNYLRVLPYDLGKLFHLQLLGLQGNPLSKEMLSIYNDNNGTAKLLTYLLDNLQVTATLPPQRPWIPLTRPNRSRPTCIFTVMCYNVLCDKYATRQMYGYCPSWALEWDYRKKGILDEIRHYSADIISLQEVETDQFYNFFLPELKQDGYDGIFSPKSRAKTMAESERKYVDGCAIFFRSAKFSLVKEHLIEFNQLAMANSEGSDNMLNRVMPKDNIGLAALLKTKEAAWENGENCLPTETSALSQPILVCTAHIHWDPEFCDVKLIQTMMLSNELRSILDDSARTLRLTGQKDNVQLLLCGDFNSLPDSGVVEFLSAGRVSADHRDFKALAYANYLRRMPGSDHEFTHNFKLASAYSEDIMPYTNYTYDFKGIIDYIFYSKQSMTPLGLLGPLSQDWFREHKVVGCPHPHIPSDHFPLLVELEMCPTASTNSNGLIGRR
- the LOC110999867 gene encoding CCR4-NOT transcription complex subunit 6 isoform X2, which codes for MSRNKDKHEGASARTYHIMSEAERASGRRGCWTTLEITGGVRALAPQLFQLSHLTALYLNDNSLQRIPPDINQLVNLHTLDLSSNKLRTLPAELGDLIQLRELHLHNNYLRVLPYDLGKLFHLQLLGLQGNPLSKEMLSIYNDNNGTAKLLTYLLDNLQVTATLPPQRPWIPLTRPNRSRPTCIFTVMCYNVLCDKYATRQMYGYCPSWALEWDYRKKGILDEIRHYSADIISLQEVETDQFYNFFLPELKQDGYDGIFSPKSRAKTMAESERKYVDGCAIFFRSAKFSLVKEHLIEFNQLAMANSEGSDNMLNRVMPKDNIGLAALLKTKEAAWENGLPTETSALSQPILVCTAHIHWDPEFCDVKLIQTMMLSNELRSILDDSARTLRLTGQKDNVQLLLCGDFNSLPDSGVVEFLSAGRVSADHRDFKALAYANYLRRMPGSDHEFTHNFKLASAYSEDIMPYTNYTYDFKGIIDYIFYSKQSMTPLGLLGPLSQDWFREHKVVGCPHPHIPSDHFPLLVELEMCPTASTNSNGLIGRR